The following is a genomic window from Variovorax paradoxus.
GAGCCGCTTGCCCGCGCGTGCCGCAGCCAGGCACGGCCCAAGGCCCGCAGCGCCCACGATGGCGGCCATGACAGCATCGACCTCTTCGTGCGACGCTATTTTTTCTATAGCATCCGGCCCACTCAGAACACGCGTCGGAAGATTGTTCTGCTCGAGCTTTTGCGCCAGCAAAGCCGCATGTGGCGCACTTGCCATGACGGCGAACCGGGGCGAAAACCGCGCGCACTGCGCCAGCAGTTCGTCGACCTTGGTGGAGGCCGACAAAGCAAAAACCTCGAAGCGCTCAGGATGCCGCGAAATGACATCCAGCGTGCTGACCCCGACCGAACCGGTCGAGCCCAGCACCGTGATGCGTTGTTTGGGTGTGTTCACAAGGAAGCCAGCATCATTGCAATGGGAAGTGCCGGCAAGAGGGCATCCACGCGGTCGAGCACGCCGCCGTGGCCGGGCAGCAAGCTGCTGCTGTCCTTGGCGCCGGCACTGCGCTTGATCAGCGATTCGACCAGGTCGCCAACCACGCTCATCGCGGCAAGAAACACCACGCCCACGAGCAACAGCCACCAGCCGCGTTCATGCAGCCGGGTATAGAGGCTTGCCACGGTTGCACCGGCCGCCCTGTCGGCCCAGACCCACGCAAAAGCCAGCACCACCACGCCGGCCATGCCGCCCCACACGCCTTCCCAGCTCTTGCCGGGGCTGATGGCGGGTGCGAGCTTGCCGCGCGTGAACTTGAGGCCGAAGGCGCGGCCTGCGAAATACGCGAACACGTCGGCCACCCAGACCAGCACAAGAATGGAAAGCAGAAAGTTGATGCCGACCATGCGCGCCTGCACGGCCGCGAGCCAGGCCACCCAGAGCGCCAGCAGCCCGCCCACGAGCCGCAAGCCACGCGGAACCCGGGGCCAGCCCGGCACCGCGACGCGCAGCAGCGCGGCGCCACCAAGCACCCAGGCCGCGCTGGCCAGCAGCCACATGAGCATGAGCGGCCGCTCGAGCAACCCTAGCCACCACGACAGCACGCAAAGCGCGACCGTTTCCAGCCCCAGGAACACGGAGAGCCGCTGCCCGTAACCGTTGAGACGCCCCCACTCCCAAGCCCCGGCACCGATCAGCACCAGCATGACGCAGGCAAAAGGAACGTGCGACGGATAGAAAAGCGCCGGCAGCAGGATCGCCAGCAGGACGATGGCCGTGAGGATGCGTTGTTTGAGCATGCGGCGGTATTTCGGGCCGTTGAAGGCCGTCAGGCCAACTGGCGATCTGAGGTGGAATCGCTGCCGGCCGTGACCTGCGCGGAAGTCTTGCCGAAACGGCGCTCGCGAAGCTGGAATGCGGCAATTCCGGCATCCAGCTCAGCTTCATCGAACTCGGGCCACAGCTTGTCGCTGAAGAAAAGCTCCGCATAGGCGCTCTGCCACAGCAGGAAGTTCGACAGGCGCTGCTCGCCGCCGGTGCGAATGAGCAGGTCGGGGTCTGGCACATGGGCCAGGGCCATGGCGCGATCGAGGTTGGCTTCGGTGAGCGGCGCGCCCTGCTCCGCCAGCTTGGCGGCAGCGCGTGCAATGTCCCACCGGCCACCGTAGTTGAAGCAGACGTTGAGAACGAGCTTCGTGTTCTGCGCGGTTGCCTCTTCGGCATCGACCAGGCCTTGCACCATTTTCTTGGAGAGCCCGGCCCGTTCGCCAACGAAGTGCAGCCGCACGCCGTCGCGGCTCAGCTTGGGCACCTCGCGTGCGAGAGCACCAACCATGATTTCCATCAGCCCCGAAACCTCTTCGGGCGGCCGGTTCCAGTTTTCGGACGAAAACGCGAACACCGTGAGAACACCCACGCCGCGGTCGACGCAGGCCCTGACGCAACGGCGCAGCGACTCGACGCCTTGCTTGTGGCCTGCCACGCGAGGCAGGAATCGCCGCGTGGCCCAGCGGCCATTGCCATCCATGACGATGGCAATGTGGTGGGGAATCTGCAGCGAAGACGAGGCCATGCGCAGCCTCAAACGGCCATGATCTCCGCTTCCTTGGCCGCGACCAGCCGGTCGATTTCCGCGATGTGGCGGTCGGTGACCTTCTGGATCTCGGCCTCGGCGCGCTTCTGGTCGTCTTCGGAGGCGAGCTTTTCCTTGACCAGCTTCTTGACGGCTTCGTTCGCATCGCGGCGCAGGTTGCGCGTGGCGATCTTGGCGCTTTCGCCCTCGTTGCGGACCAGCTTGGTCATTTCCTTGCGGCGCTCTTCGCTCATTGCCGGAAGCGGCACGCGGATCAGGTCGCCCATGGAGGCCGGATTCAGGCCCAGGTCGCTTTCGCGGATGGCCTTTTCAATCTTGGCGCCCATGCCCTTTTCCCAGGGCTGGACGCTGATGGTGCGCGAATCGAGCACCGACACGTTGGCCACCTGGCTCAGGGGAACCTGCGAGCCGTAGTACTCCACATGGATGGAGTCGAGCAGCGCGGAATTGGCGCGGCCCGTACGGATCTTGGTGAGGTTGTTCTGGAACGCAGCCAGCGACTGGTTCATCTTCGCATCGGTCGTGCTGCGGATTTCTGCAATGGTTGGGGTCGTCATCTCAATACTCCTCAGGCATGCACCAGCGTGCCCTCGTCCTCGCCCATGACGACGCGCTTGAGGGCGCCGTTCTTGAAGATCGAGAACACCTTGATCGGCAACTTCTGGTCGCGGCACAGCGCAAAAGCCGTGGCGTCCATGATGCCGAGATTCTGCGCGATTGCCTCGTCGAAAGTGAGCGTGGAATAGCGCGTTGCGTCCGGATGGGTCTTGGGGTCGGCGGAATAGACACCGTCGACCTTGGTCGCCTTGAGCACCAGCTCGGCGCCAATTTCGGCACCGCGCAGTGCGGCGGCGGTGTCGGTGGTGAAGAACGGGTTGCCGGTACCCGCGGCAAACACCACGACCTTGCCCTCTTCGAGATACTGCAGTGCCTTGGGCCGCACGTAGGGCTCGACCACCTGCTCGATGGCAATGGCGGACATCACGCGCGCCACAAGCCCTTGTTTGTTCATGGCATCGGCCAGCGCCAGCGAATTCATCACCGTGGCCAGCATGCCCATGTAGTCGGCCGTGGCCCTGTCCATGCCGACCGAGCCTCCCGCGACGCCGCGGAAGATGTTGCCACCGCCGATGACAACGGCGACTTCCACGCCCATGTTCACCACCTCAGCCACCTCCTCGACCATGCGAACGATCGTCGCACGGTTAATACCAAAGGCATCATCTCCCATTAACGCCTCACCCGACAGCTTCAACAAGATTCGCTTGTGGGCTGGACGGGGATCAGACATGGGCAATTTCCTTACTTGGGTTGGCGGGGGCGAGTGTAGAACGAGGCGGTGAAAAAGCGACGGCACACACATGCGCGCCGTCGCTTTGGGGCGTAACAGTTTTTACGCAGCGGCCTTGGCGGCAGCAACTTGGGCCGCAACTTCGGCAGCGAAGTCGTCGACCTTCTTTTCGATGCCTTCGCCGACCACGTAAAGGGTGAAGCCCTTGATGGTGGTGTTGGCGGCCTTGAGCATCTGCTCGACGGTCTGCTTGCCGTCGGTGCTCTTCACGAAGACCTGGTTGTGCAGCGAGACTTCCTTGAGGTACTTCTGCACGCCGCCTTCGATGCGCTTGGCAACGATGTCGGCAGGCTGCGGCTTCTTGCCTTCGGCTTCGGCCGTCTTGCGGTCTTCCTCGGCCTTGCCGGCAGCAACGGCGCGCTCTTTTTCGATCAGGTCGGCGGGAACGTCGGCAGCAGAAATGGCAACCGGCTTCATGGCCGCGACGTGCATGGCAACGTCCTTGGCCGAGGTGTCGTCGCCTTCGAACTCGACCATCACGCCGATGCGCGTGCCGTGCAGGTAAGAAGCTAGCTTGCCGTTGCCGCCGAAGTGCTTGAAGCGGCGGAAGCTCATGTTCTCGCCGATCTTGCCGATCAGGCCCTTGCGCACGTCTTCGAGCGTGGGGCCGAAACCGTCTTGTTCATAGGGCAGCGCGCCGAGTGCAGCGATGTCGGCGGGGTTGTTCTTGGCAACCAGCATTGCGGCAGCGTTGGCCATGGCCAGGAAGCTGTCGTTCTTGGTGACGAAGTCGGTTTCGCAGTTGATTTCGATCATGCCGCCGGCCGAACCTTCGACAAATGCCGTGACCACGCCTTCGGCGGTGATGCGGCCCGAAGCCTTGCCTGCCTTGTTGCCGAGCTTGATGCGCAGCAGCTCTTCGGCTTTTTCCATGTTGCCGTCGGCCTCGGTCAGGGCCTTCTTGCATTCCATCATGGGCGCGTCGGTCTTTGCGCGCAGTTCGCCGACCATGCTTGCGGTGATTGCAGCCATTGTTCTATCTCCGTGTCCAAAAAATCAGATTAAAAAAAAGGGGCACCAAAGCCCCTTCTTCAGGCGCGTGAGAGCACTCGATCAGGCCGAGGCGCCCTCTTCGACTTCGACGAATTCGTCGCTGCCTTCGGCGATGGCCTTGACCACGTCGCCGGTGGCGCTGTTGCGGCCTTCGATGATCGCGTCGGCGATGCCGCGGGCGTACAGCGTGACGGCCTTCGACGAGTCGTCGTTGCCCGGAATGACGTAGTCGATGCCTTCGGGCGAGTGGTTGGAGTCCACCACGCCGATCAGCGGGATGCCGAGCTTCTTGGCTTCTGCCACGGCGATCTTGTGGAAGCCCACGTCGATCACGAAGATGGCGTCGGGCAGCGCGGTCATGTCCTGGATGCCGCCGATGTCCTTCTCGAGCTTCTCGATTTCACGCGTGAACGTGAGTTGCTCTTTCTTGCTCAGGCTTTCGAGGCCGGCTTCCTGCTGGGCCTTCATGTCCTTCAGACGCTTGATCGAGGTCTTGACGGTCTTGAAGTTGGTCAGCATGCCGCCGAGCCAGCGGGTGTCGACGAAAGGCACGCCAGCGCGGCGGGCTTCGGCAGCCACGATTTCACGGGCTTGGCGCTTGGTGCCGACCATGAGGATGGTGCCGCGGTTGGCAGTGAGCTGCTTGGCGTACTTCATCGCGTCCTGGAACATCGGGAGCGACTTTTCCAGGTTGATGATGTGGATCTTGTTGCGATGGCCGAAGATGAACGGAGCCATCTTGGGGTTCCAGAAGCGGGTTTGGTGACCGAAGTGGACACCGGCTTCCAGCATTTCGCGCATGGTGGTCGACATTGAAATTACTCCAAAGGTTGGGTCTAAAATCCAGCCCGTTTTGCGCCTCCTTCGAATGGAGTCACAACACCTTGATTGGGCCGGTTTGCGAATGTGTCTGGCTGGGGTGCGGCGGGAGCCGCCGCATGATCAGCGAAACCCAACGAGTATAGCACGCCTGCCCCTGTCTTTCTCCCCGCCCCGCCTCCCGGAATCAAGCGTCCGCGCCCTCGCAGAACCACCCATGAACGACCTTCACGCCGCCCGTCTGAACCTTCTGGCAGGCGGCAGCGATGCACGCACCGAAATGGAGCGTGCCATCGAAGTCTCCGAATCCCCAGCCTGCAGCCACGTTTTCACCCGAACGCTTTTTGAGGAAGCCCGTCGGCAGGATGCGCAATCGGCGCCGCAAAGCAGGCTCTCCGGGCTCGCATTCACCGCCAAGGACCTGTTCGACATCGAAGGGCAGCCGACTCCCGCCGGCTCCGTGGTGCTTGCGCATGCGCCGGCCGCCAAGGCGGACGCCGTGGCCGTGGCGCGGCTGCGCGCCGCGGGCGGCGTGCTGACCGGCCGCACCAACATGACCGAATTCGCTTTCTCGGGGGTGGGCGTCAATCCGCACCATCGCACCCCGGCCAATGTGAGCGACGCCGCCACGCCGCGCATTCCCGGAGGCTCTTCTTCGGGCGCCGCCATTTCGGTTGCAACCGGGGCCGCGTACATCGGCCTGGGCTCCGACACCGGCGGCTCGATTCGCATTCCCGCCGCGCTGAACGGCATCGTGGGCTTCAAGAGCACCGCCCGCCTCGTTCCGGCCGACGGTGCCCTGCCGCTGTCGACGACCTTGGACACCGTGTGCGCCATGACCCGGTCGGTGCGGGATGCCATCACGGCGCATGAAGTCCTTGCGGCGCGCCGGGTCACCGCAGGTGCGGCCGCTCTAGGGGCATACCGGCTGGCCGTCGTGAAGAACGTATTCTTCGACGACATCGAGCCTGCCGTGGCCCGTGCCTTTGACGACGCGCTCCGAACGCTGCGCGCCGGCGGCGCCCATATCGAGGAAATCGCGCTGCCGGAATTGGCAGAGCTGCAGGCCATCAATGCCACCGGCGGCTTCTCCGCGGCAGAGTCGTACGCCTGGCACCGGCTGCTGCTGGAGCGCAGCGGCGCCGGCTACGACCCGCGCGTTGCACAGCGCATCCTCAGGGGCGCCGGCATGAAGGCGCACGAATACATCGACCTCGTGAATGCCCGGCGCGCATGGATCGCCCGCGTCGAAGCAGCGCTCGCGCCGTACGACGCCGTGCTGTCGCCAACGGTTCCGATCACCGCGCCTCCCATCGAGAGCGTGGCGCCTGGCGCCGAGCGCGACGAAGAGTTCTTCCGCGTCAACGCGCTGCTGCTGCGCAACCCGTCGATCATCAACATGCTCGACGGCTGCGCCATTTCGTTGCCCTGCCATGCCGCCGGCGAGTTGCCGGCAGGCCTGATGCTGTGGCACGCCGCACTGCACGACGATGCCGTTCTCGCGATTGCCTTACAAACGGAACACGCACTGCGAAGACAATAGCTGCACGCCTATCGACCGGCGTCAGCCATCTCTTCTTACTCAAGCATTCAATGAAAATCGCGATCGTGGGCGCCGGGATCATCGGCGTCACCACCGCCTGGGAACTGGCTTCGGACGGCCATGAAGTGTCTGTATTCGAGCGCCGCGGTGCAGCGGCCGAGGAAGCCAGTTTTGCCAATGCGGGCGTGGTCGCACCGGGTTATGTAACGCCTTGGGCCGCCCCGGGCATGCGTGCCAAGGTTCTGCGTTCGCTGCTCTCGTCTCACGGTGCCGTCAAGCTGCGCTGGCCGCTGAGTTCGCGCGACATTGGCTGGATGTCGCGCTGGCAGAAGGCCTGCAAGCTCGAAACCTACCTGGCCAACCGTGCCCGCATGCAGCGCCTGGCTTTCTACAGCCGCACTCGCCTGCATGAGGTGACTGAAGCGCGCGAACTCAGCTATGAGCGCAGCGACGGCTACCTTGTGTTGCTGCGCTCCAAGCGCGAGAAAAAGCTGGTGCAGCCCGGCCTCGACGTCCTGCGGGCGGCGGGCAGCGTCTTTCGCGAAGTCGATGCCGACGAGGCCCGGCGCATCGAACCTGCGCTCAGCACCGACACCGCACTTGCAGGCGCCATCTACCTGCCCGAAGACGAGGTGGCCAACTGCCGCCAGTTTGCGCTGCTGCTCAAGTGGGAGGCCGAGGCGCTCGGCGCCGAGTTTCATTTCAATTGCGACATTGCGCCGCTGAGCCGCGCCGAGCCCACCTCCCTCTCGCTTGCGAGCGGTTCCCCGCCGCTGCGTTTCGATGCGGTAGTGGTGTGCGCCGGACTTGCCTCGGCGTCGCTGCTGCGGCCGCTCGGTCTTCGGATTCCGCTCGCCCCCATCTACGGCCATTCCGTCAGCGCGCCCATTCGCGAATCGCTCAACGCGCCGCGCAGCGCGGTAATGGATGAACGCTACAAAGTCGCAATTTCGCGGCTGGGCCAGCGCGTGCGCGTGGCCGGCAGCGCGGAAATCGGCGGCTCGCTGGCCACCATGAACCCGTCCGCCGTGCAAACACTCTACAAGGTGCTGCACGACTGGTTCCCTGGCGCAGTCACGCTGCAGTCGGGCGTTCAGCAATGGAAGGGCGCACGGCCGATGCTGCCCGACGGCCCCCCGGTGCTGGGCGCCAGTGGCGTGCCGGGCGTCTGGCTCAACCTGGGCCACGGGTCGAGCGGCTGGGCGCTGTCGTGCGGCAGTGCGCGTGTGGTGGCCGACCTGATCAGGGGCCGCGATGCGGGCGTCGACCTGGAAGGGCTGGGCGTCGAGCGGCTCTACCTTCGCTAGATTCCGCAGTTCCCTCGGTAGCTGGCTGCTCAAGGGCGGCAAAATGGTTCGATGCAGCGAATCACGTCCGGCACGGTCGCCAATCTTTTCGACATCGCGGCAACGCGTCGCATCGAGCAAGCGGCGGCAGCCGCCCTCCCTGCCCATACGCTGATGCAGCGCGCCGGCCTGGCTGTAGCCCGGCTGGCCATGGCAATCGCGCCGCATGCGCGCACGATCTGGATAGCATGCGGGCCCGGCAACAACGGCGGCGACGGTTTCGAAGCGGCCGCGCAGCTGCAGCACCGGGGGTTTTTGCCGATCGTCACTTTCACCGGCGATGAAAATCGGCTGCCGGCGGATGCGAAGGTGTCGCTTCGCCGAGCCAGGGATGCCGGCGTGATCTTCGCGCCGACCCCGCCCGCCACCTATGGACTGGCCATCGATGCGCTGCTCGGCATCGGCGCCGCCCGGCCGATCGAGAACCCCATGGCCGAATGGCTTCGCCAGATGCATTCGACAGCCCAACCGGTGCTCAGTGTCGATGTGCCTTCGGGGTTGAATGCCGACACCGGGGTTACAAGCATTCCTGGTTGCTCGGATGCCGCATCGACTCGTTTCTGCATCACCTTTCTGAGCCTCAAACCAGGCCTTTTCACGGCACAAGGCCGGGATTCGGCAGGCACGGTGTGGTTCGATGACCTGGGTTGCGGCAGCGGCATCGCCGAAGCGCCCGCCGCATGCCTTGCGGGCATGCCCACGGCAGCACCGCGCAGCCACGCGTCGCACAAAGGCAGCTACGGCGATGTCGCCGTGATCGGCGGTGCCTCCGGCATGGCCGGCGCAGCGCTGCTGGCCGCATCGGCCGCATTGCATGCCGGTGCCGGACGCGTGTTTGCCGGGCTGCTCGACCCGAGCGCGGCCCCGGTCGACGTGGCACAGCCCGAACTGATGCTGCGCGATGCCGATACGCTGGATCTTTCCGGCATGACTGCGGTTTGCGGATGCGGTGGAGGTACAGCCGTACGCGCGGTGCTGCCACGCGTATTGGCGACGGCGGCCGCACTGGTGCTCGATGCCGATGCATTGAACGCCATTGCCGGCGACAGCGCCCTTCAGGCGCAACTGGCATCACGCACGCGGCGTGGAAAACCCACCGTCATCACCCCGCATCCTCTCGAAGCCGCACGCTTGTTGAACTGCACGGCCGCGGACATTCAGGCGGACAGGCTGGCAGCTGCCCGCAAGCTGGCCTCACGCTACGGCGCCATTGCCGTACTCAAAGGCTCGGGAACGGTCATTGCAGGCAGCAGCGGGA
Proteins encoded in this region:
- the tsf gene encoding translation elongation factor Ts, with protein sequence MAAITASMVGELRAKTDAPMMECKKALTEADGNMEKAEELLRIKLGNKAGKASGRITAEGVVTAFVEGSAGGMIEINCETDFVTKNDSFLAMANAAAMLVAKNNPADIAALGALPYEQDGFGPTLEDVRKGLIGKIGENMSFRRFKHFGGNGKLASYLHGTRIGVMVEFEGDDTSAKDVAMHVAAMKPVAISAADVPADLIEKERAVAAGKAEEDRKTAEAEGKKPQPADIVAKRIEGGVQKYLKEVSLHNQVFVKSTDGKQTVEQMLKAANTTIKGFTLYVVGEGIEKKVDDFAAEVAAQVAAAKAAA
- the pyrH gene encoding UMP kinase, which codes for MSDPRPAHKRILLKLSGEALMGDDAFGINRATIVRMVEEVAEVVNMGVEVAVVIGGGNIFRGVAGGSVGMDRATADYMGMLATVMNSLALADAMNKQGLVARVMSAIAIEQVVEPYVRPKALQYLEEGKVVVFAAGTGNPFFTTDTAAALRGAEIGAELVLKATKVDGVYSADPKTHPDATRYSTLTFDEAIAQNLGIMDATAFALCRDQKLPIKVFSIFKNGALKRVVMGEDEGTLVHA
- a CDS encoding amidase, which produces MNDLHAARLNLLAGGSDARTEMERAIEVSESPACSHVFTRTLFEEARRQDAQSAPQSRLSGLAFTAKDLFDIEGQPTPAGSVVLAHAPAAKADAVAVARLRAAGGVLTGRTNMTEFAFSGVGVNPHHRTPANVSDAATPRIPGGSSSGAAISVATGAAYIGLGSDTGGSIRIPAALNGIVGFKSTARLVPADGALPLSTTLDTVCAMTRSVRDAITAHEVLAARRVTAGAAALGAYRLAVVKNVFFDDIEPAVARAFDDALRTLRAGGAHIEEIALPELAELQAINATGGFSAAESYAWHRLLLERSGAGYDPRVAQRILRGAGMKAHEYIDLVNARRAWIARVEAALAPYDAVLSPTVPITAPPIESVAPGAERDEEFFRVNALLLRNPSIINMLDGCAISLPCHAAGELPAGLMLWHAALHDDAVLAIALQTEHALRRQ
- the rpsB gene encoding 30S ribosomal protein S2, whose amino-acid sequence is MSTTMREMLEAGVHFGHQTRFWNPKMAPFIFGHRNKIHIINLEKSLPMFQDAMKYAKQLTANRGTILMVGTKRQAREIVAAEARRAGVPFVDTRWLGGMLTNFKTVKTSIKRLKDMKAQQEAGLESLSKKEQLTFTREIEKLEKDIGGIQDMTALPDAIFVIDVGFHKIAVAEAKKLGIPLIGVVDSNHSPEGIDYVIPGNDDSSKAVTLYARGIADAIIEGRNSATGDVVKAIAEGSDEFVEVEEGASA
- a CDS encoding D-amino acid dehydrogenase is translated as MKIAIVGAGIIGVTTAWELASDGHEVSVFERRGAAAEEASFANAGVVAPGYVTPWAAPGMRAKVLRSLLSSHGAVKLRWPLSSRDIGWMSRWQKACKLETYLANRARMQRLAFYSRTRLHEVTEARELSYERSDGYLVLLRSKREKKLVQPGLDVLRAAGSVFREVDADEARRIEPALSTDTALAGAIYLPEDEVANCRQFALLLKWEAEALGAEFHFNCDIAPLSRAEPTSLSLASGSPPLRFDAVVVCAGLASASLLRPLGLRIPLAPIYGHSVSAPIRESLNAPRSAVMDERYKVAISRLGQRVRVAGSAEIGGSLATMNPSAVQTLYKVLHDWFPGAVTLQSGVQQWKGARPMLPDGPPVLGASGVPGVWLNLGHGSSGWALSCGSARVVADLIRGRDAGVDLEGLGVERLYLR
- a CDS encoding phosphatidate cytidylyltransferase; translation: MLKQRILTAIVLLAILLPALFYPSHVPFACVMLVLIGAGAWEWGRLNGYGQRLSVFLGLETVALCVLSWWLGLLERPLMLMWLLASAAWVLGGAALLRVAVPGWPRVPRGLRLVGGLLALWVAWLAAVQARMVGINFLLSILVLVWVADVFAYFAGRAFGLKFTRGKLAPAISPGKSWEGVWGGMAGVVVLAFAWVWADRAAGATVASLYTRLHERGWWLLLVGVVFLAAMSVVGDLVESLIKRSAGAKDSSSLLPGHGGVLDRVDALLPALPIAMMLASL
- a CDS encoding NAD(P)H-hydrate dehydratase is translated as MQRITSGTVANLFDIAATRRIEQAAAAALPAHTLMQRAGLAVARLAMAIAPHARTIWIACGPGNNGGDGFEAAAQLQHRGFLPIVTFTGDENRLPADAKVSLRRARDAGVIFAPTPPATYGLAIDALLGIGAARPIENPMAEWLRQMHSTAQPVLSVDVPSGLNADTGVTSIPGCSDAASTRFCITFLSLKPGLFTAQGRDSAGTVWFDDLGCGSGIAEAPAACLAGMPTAAPRSHASHKGSYGDVAVIGGASGMAGAALLAASAALHAGAGRVFAGLLDPSAAPVDVAQPELMLRDADTLDLSGMTAVCGCGGGTAVRAVLPRVLATAAALVLDADALNAIAGDSALQAQLASRTRRGKPTVITPHPLEAARLLNCTAADIQADRLAAARKLASRYGAIAVLKGSGTVIAGSSGRPPVLNPTGNAALATAGTGDVLAGMIGAALASGQPPFEAAHHAVWRHGHIADTWPADAPPLTAGALARQAPG
- the frr gene encoding ribosome recycling factor translates to MTTPTIAEIRSTTDAKMNQSLAAFQNNLTKIRTGRANSALLDSIHVEYYGSQVPLSQVANVSVLDSRTISVQPWEKGMGAKIEKAIRESDLGLNPASMGDLIRVPLPAMSEERRKEMTKLVRNEGESAKIATRNLRRDANEAVKKLVKEKLASEDDQKRAEAEIQKVTDRHIAEIDRLVAAKEAEIMAV
- the uppS gene encoding polyprenyl diphosphate synthase, translating into MASSSLQIPHHIAIVMDGNGRWATRRFLPRVAGHKQGVESLRRCVRACVDRGVGVLTVFAFSSENWNRPPEEVSGLMEIMVGALAREVPKLSRDGVRLHFVGERAGLSKKMVQGLVDAEEATAQNTKLVLNVCFNYGGRWDIARAAAKLAEQGAPLTEANLDRAMALAHVPDPDLLIRTGGEQRLSNFLLWQSAYAELFFSDKLWPEFDEAELDAGIAAFQLRERRFGKTSAQVTAGSDSTSDRQLA